One window of the Salvelinus alpinus chromosome 13, SLU_Salpinus.1, whole genome shotgun sequence genome contains the following:
- the LOC139537420 gene encoding sialate:O-sulfotransferase 1-like: MATPLYRLRCFLRRAQMLLLFLGIAYLMAGSILLLQRSSLTLKTAQPPGDASLPSLMALPAPPTAVRASPGLGLRARSRWAATQGVLGGGGGIKTGRHWPTSRHLGVQHLHHRWFHGLMPDTQEQRGPLQRNKRHKGTYMGCFMHDANEQALGGTMLYDLRKMTSSLCQDTCSESGYRFAGLEYGAECHCGNRISSPRAQEEDCSLGCRGERGKRGAPCGGVGRLSIYKVEEQLPGQRKFRNVRYSGCFKLPKNNTIVFPVYSLQSNSTSQSCIETCTDKELPLAVLRNPHCYCARASSLFRLNQRLPPDQPCLETNGTAHTVASTSRSDQYYYQVYQTPVLDSRCKERTFLPERSTSLVALSSFPGAGNTWVRHLIELVTGYYTGSFYFDGTLYNRGFKGEKDYWKSGRSICVKTHESGQREIEMFDSAILLIRNPYRSLMAEFNRKCAGHLGYATDKQWRSKEWPEFVDSYAPWWASHALSWLQFGRRLLVVHYEDLQRALFPQLRLLTSFLNATITEERLMCAQSNQDGHFKRSGRAQRPSFDPFTAELRSTIDSYIHTVDQALRDRNYSGLPHDYIPR, translated from the exons ATGGCCACGCCCCTCTACAGGCTGCGTTGCTTCCTGCGGCGAGCTCagatgctcctcctcttcctggggATTGCCTACCTGATGGCAGGGAGCATCCTGCTGCTGCAGCGCTCCAGCCTGACCCTAAAGACCGCTCAGCCACCAGGCGACGCCAGTCTCCCTTCTCTCATGGCACTGCCAGCACCTCCCACAGCCGTGAGGGCCTCCCCCGGCCTGGGCCTGAGGGCACGCTCCAGATGGGCAGCCACCCAGGGTGTGTTGGGTGGTGGAGGGGGCATCAAGACGGGGCGACACTGGCCCACGTCCCGACACTTGGGGGTCCAACACCTGCACCACCGCTGGTTCCACGGTCTCATGCCAGACACGCAGGAGCAGAGAGGTCCTCTACAACGCAATAAAAGGCACAAAG GGACCTACATGGGCTGCTTCATGCATGATGCCAATGAACAAGCCCTGGGGGGAACCATGCTGTATGATCTGCGCAAAATGACCAGCTCTCTGTGTCAAGACACCTGCTCAGAAAG tggTTACCGGTTCGCAGGTCTGGAGTATGGAGCAGAGTGTCACTGTGGTAACCGCATCAGCAGCCCGCGGGCCCAGGAGGAGGACTGTAGCCTGGGctgcagaggggagagggggaagaggggagcaCCCTGTGGTGGCGTGGGGCGCCTCTCCATCTACAAGGTGGAGGAACAGCTCCCAGGACAGAGGAAAT TCAGAAACGTCCGCTACAGTGGCTGCTTCAAGTTGCCCAAAAACAACACTATCGTCTTCCCTGTCTACTCCCTCCAGTCAAACTCCACGTCACAGTCCTGCATCGAGACCTGCACAGATAAG GAGCTCCCACTGGCTGTGTTGAGGAACCCACACTGTTACTGTGCCCGGGCCTCGTCTCTGTTTAGACTGAACCAACGTCTGCCACCAGACCAGCCATGTCTGGAGACCAACGGCACAGCACACACTGTTGCCTCCACATCCCGGTCGGACCAATATTACTACCAGGTCTACCAGACACCTGTGCTTG ACTCCAGGTGCAAAGAGAGGACGTTTCTACCTGAGAGGTCCACCTCCCTGGTGGCTCTCTCCAGCTTCCCCGGAGCTGGCAACACCTGGGTACGCCACCTGATCGAGCTCGTGACAGGCTACTACACTGGCAGCTTCTACTTCGATGGCACGCTTTACAACAGAG GTTTCAAAGGGGAGAAGGACTACTGGAAGAGTGGGCGTAGCATCTGTGTGAAGACCCATGAGAGTGGGCAGAGAGAGATCGAGATGTTTGACTCTGCCATCTTACTGATCCGTAACCCCTACCGTTCCCTCATGGCAGAGTTCAACAGGAAGTGTGCCGGACACCTTGGCTACGCCACAGACAAACAGTGGAGGAGCAAAG AGTGGCCAGAGTTTGTTGACAGCTATGCCCCCTGGTGGGCGTCCCACGCTCTGAGCTGGCTGCAGTTTGGCCGTCGCCTGTTGGTGGTGCACTACGAGGACCTGCAGAGGGCGCTCTTTCCCCAGCTCCGcctcctcacctccttcctcAACGCCACCATAACGGAGGAGAGGCTAATGTGTGCCCAGAGCAACCAGGATGGTCACTTCAAACGCTCTGGTAGGGCCCAGCGGCCCTCCTTCGACCCCTTCACAGCGGAGTTGAGGAGCACCATTGACTCCTACATCCACACAGTGGACCAGGCCCTGAGGGACAGGAACTACAGCGGCCTGCCGCACGACTACATACCCAGATGA